Proteins encoded in a region of the Synechococcus sp. BIOS-U3-1 genome:
- the rph gene encoding ribonuclease PH yields the protein MSKTQRNDGRQPADLRAFSTDWDPMGFALSSVIVSTGRTTVLCSVCQEDGVPRWRRDQGLGWLSAEYRLLPGSTPDRQRRELMKLSGRTQEIQRLIGRSLRAAIDMKALGENTLLIDCDVIQADAGTRTASITGAWLALHKACERLLQQGRISTNPVINQVAAVSVGLIEGQALLDLDYSEDSRADVDLNVVMNNAGDLLELQGTAEGAPFSRQQLNSLLDLAEPGLKQLMAAQLDALHED from the coding sequence ATGAGCAAGACCCAGCGCAACGATGGCCGCCAACCCGCCGACCTCAGGGCCTTCTCGACCGACTGGGATCCCATGGGTTTCGCCCTGAGCTCCGTCATCGTGAGCACCGGACGCACCACCGTTCTCTGCAGCGTCTGCCAGGAAGACGGCGTCCCGCGCTGGCGACGGGATCAGGGGCTGGGTTGGCTCAGCGCTGAATATCGACTGCTGCCTGGATCCACCCCTGATCGTCAGCGCAGGGAACTGATGAAACTGTCAGGACGCACCCAGGAGATCCAGCGCCTGATCGGCCGCAGCCTTCGGGCCGCCATCGATATGAAGGCGCTGGGTGAGAACACCCTGCTGATCGACTGCGATGTCATTCAGGCGGATGCGGGAACTCGAACAGCATCGATCACAGGGGCATGGCTCGCTTTGCACAAAGCCTGCGAACGGCTGCTTCAACAAGGTCGTATCAGCACCAATCCAGTCATCAACCAGGTGGCGGCTGTCTCTGTTGGGCTGATCGAGGGGCAGGCTTTGCTCGATCTGGACTACAGCGAAGACAGTCGGGCCGATGTGGATCTCAATGTGGTGATGAACAATGCCGGCGATCTGCTGGAGTTACAAGGCACTGCTGAAGGCGCACCATTCAGCCGCCAGCAGCTCAACAGTTTGCTGGACCTTGCTGAACCAGGGCTCAAGCAACTCATGGCTGCCCAGCTGGATGCACTGCATGAGGACTGA
- a CDS encoding cob(I)yrinic acid a,c-diamide adenosyltransferase — MTASLGPSHRSRQQSGADHRVLNRAGLHSLPSLQPQQPLHLVAPEGQLQVHTSPYRGSFGTVLSQALRTAGLGSRVAVMQFLKGGVAQGPDAAITLCDRMIWMRPAVIGCLSEPASSSESTTLDAVQAIWQICRRHLASGDLDQLVLDELGLAISLGYLNEAEVRDSLDARPGSMDVIITGPSIPESLMGLADQVTELRRGF; from the coding sequence ATGACCGCCAGCCTGGGCCCAAGCCATCGTTCCCGCCAACAGAGCGGTGCAGATCATCGGGTTCTGAATCGTGCCGGCTTGCATTCCCTGCCATCTCTCCAGCCACAACAGCCCCTGCATTTAGTAGCTCCTGAGGGGCAGTTGCAGGTGCATACCTCTCCCTATCGAGGAAGTTTCGGCACAGTGCTCAGCCAGGCCCTGCGTACCGCTGGCCTTGGCAGCCGTGTCGCAGTGATGCAGTTTCTCAAGGGTGGAGTTGCTCAGGGGCCAGATGCTGCGATCACGCTCTGCGATCGCATGATTTGGATGCGGCCTGCGGTGATCGGATGTCTTTCTGAACCGGCCAGTTCATCCGAATCCACGACTTTGGATGCTGTTCAAGCGATCTGGCAGATCTGTCGCCGTCACTTGGCCAGCGGTGATCTTGATCAATTGGTTCTGGACGAACTCGGCTTGGCCATTTCTCTTGGCTATCTCAATGAAGCAGAGGTGCGTGACAGCCTGGACGCACGTCCTGGTTCCATGGATGTGATCATCACAGGACCGTCGATTCCAGAATCTCTCATGGGTCTGGCGGATCAAGTGACGGAACTGCGCAGAGGTTTCTGA
- the dcd gene encoding dCTP deaminase gives MLKNDRWITEQAAAGMLEPFQKGLIRHLNPEQKLAPVLSFGCSSYGYDLRLSPQEFLIFKHVPGTVMNPKRFNPGNLEPTELHHDDDGDYFILPAHSYGLGVALEKMKVPPNITVICLGKSTYARLGIIVNTTPAEASWEGHLTLEFSNSSGADCRIYANEGICQLLFFEGDPCDTTYSDRQGKYQHQPERVTLAKV, from the coding sequence ATGCTCAAGAACGACCGTTGGATCACTGAACAGGCTGCCGCCGGCATGCTCGAACCCTTTCAAAAAGGGTTGATCCGCCATTTGAATCCCGAACAGAAGCTGGCGCCTGTTCTCAGCTTTGGGTGTTCTTCCTATGGCTACGACCTGCGTTTGTCGCCTCAGGAATTTCTGATCTTCAAGCACGTTCCGGGAACAGTGATGAACCCCAAACGGTTCAATCCTGGAAACCTTGAACCCACAGAGCTTCACCACGATGATGACGGTGACTATTTCATCCTTCCCGCCCATTCCTATGGCTTGGGTGTGGCTCTCGAAAAGATGAAGGTTCCGCCGAATATCACTGTGATCTGCCTCGGCAAAAGCACCTATGCACGACTGGGGATCATCGTGAACACCACACCAGCTGAAGCCAGCTGGGAGGGGCATCTCACGCTTGAATTCAGTAACAGTTCAGGAGCTGACTGCCGCATCTATGCGAATGAAGGCATCTGCCAACTCTTATTTTTTGAAGGTGATCCCTGCGACACCACTTACAGCGATCGACAGGGCAAATACCAGCATCAACCTGAGAGGGTGACACTGGCCAAGGTTTAA
- the thyX gene encoding FAD-dependent thymidylate synthase translates to MDSRFRVELIAATPNPQQSVYAGMHQDYSEGFVVMERDQWPDETRAGEICIKRLLGGMKGHYGPLEHAQIVLNVGWFPHSVMQQARTHRVGVSFDVQSMRYTGERICRAADGELDLEEVFYLRPVGEYRDRLGKKYTYVNEQRLIDLKICQQAAERYRDLLREGFSEEHARGILPFDYRQHFVVSFSLRAFLHFLDLRSKLDAQQEIRELCDLMWPHLQNWTPEFAAWYEKNRLHKARLAP, encoded by the coding sequence ATGGATTCCCGCTTCAGGGTCGAACTGATCGCCGCCACACCCAATCCCCAGCAAAGCGTGTATGCCGGCATGCACCAGGACTACAGCGAGGGGTTCGTGGTGATGGAACGGGATCAGTGGCCGGACGAAACGAGAGCTGGAGAAATTTGCATCAAGCGGCTGCTGGGTGGAATGAAAGGCCATTACGGCCCACTGGAACATGCACAGATCGTGCTGAACGTGGGGTGGTTTCCACACTCGGTGATGCAGCAAGCGCGAACGCACAGGGTGGGCGTGAGTTTCGATGTGCAATCGATGCGTTACACCGGCGAGCGCATCTGCAGAGCTGCTGATGGGGAATTGGATCTCGAGGAAGTGTTTTACCTGCGTCCCGTCGGGGAATACCGAGACCGACTTGGCAAGAAATACACCTACGTCAATGAGCAACGACTCATCGATCTGAAAATCTGCCAACAAGCAGCAGAGCGCTATCGCGATCTGTTGCGAGAAGGTTTTTCTGAAGAACATGCCCGAGGCATCCTGCCGTTCGACTACCGACAGCACTTTGTTGTGAGCTTCAGCCTGCGTGCCTTCCTCCACTTCCTTGATCTGCGCTCCAAACTGGATGCACAGCAGGAAATCCGAGAGCTCTGTGACCTGATGTGGCCACATCTCCAGAACTGGACACCTGAGTTCGCTGCCTGGTACGAGAAAAACCGCCTGCACAAGGCGCGTTTGGCTCCCTAA
- a CDS encoding thioredoxin domain-containing protein: MTDSASNSSLTTLQKVLLLISALVLAVSLFLVRNGGSIESPLDQLARRSLAPEVALSNGRPTILEFYADWCEVCREMAPAMLEVEQRHNADLDVVLVNIDNPRWLDLTDRYDVTGIPQLNLFSADGTMRGRSLGARSETELDSIANALMHGSPLPALAGVGSTSPLPESTTADSTGPRSHA, from the coding sequence ATGACCGACAGCGCTTCAAACTCCAGCCTCACCACATTGCAGAAAGTTTTACTGCTGATCTCAGCGCTGGTCTTGGCTGTCAGCCTTTTCTTGGTGCGCAACGGCGGTTCCATTGAATCGCCCCTGGATCAGCTCGCCAGACGTTCGCTTGCCCCAGAAGTAGCGCTCAGTAACGGTCGGCCCACGATCCTCGAGTTCTATGCCGACTGGTGTGAGGTCTGCCGTGAAATGGCTCCAGCGATGCTGGAGGTTGAACAACGTCACAATGCCGATCTGGATGTGGTTTTGGTCAACATCGACAATCCGCGCTGGCTTGATCTGACCGATCGCTACGACGTCACTGGAATTCCCCAGCTGAACCTGTTCTCGGCAGACGGCACAATGCGTGGTCGGTCGCTTGGAGCACGCAGTGAAACCGAGCTGGATTCGATCGCAAACGCCTTGATGCACGGCAGCCCACTCCCAGCTCTGGCTGGCGTAGGCAGCACGAGTCCTCTCCCTGAGAGCACCACTGCGGACTCCACCGGTCCACGAAGCCACGCCTAA
- a CDS encoding lytic transglycosylase domain-containing protein: MPAVFSHGLNTPETRGPLLLGGTTLLTVLAILGGRALLLSQHNPITPELSDAQLWTHYRWSTNPEQRREAALMLGSRSSDSPQRRRHLLTGQGWGPAPMAAVALKQQALAAKTLGRDQEEQQHWRDLLQRFPSSVASADARYHLADRQPQLREELLSLQPAHPAALAAAAEIPDDAEQALVQASAIHLARWGATWPGAERLLRQACGAITGQGLQQQQRLQLAASLAELGDGRSAELCLQGTPLAPSKALAIGRTLLRANKDQQQRGEAMLVQLAKDDPDSKEALESAALLSEPLRPKRALIDALPESLQKRSADVAAARVRLAGGEGGLVVLQGWPGHPASWQLQWDLAREALLSGQWELARTWFAAIPTEQLPDPLRARQQFWLGMSMDKLGDDKEARRIWQTLIREQPPSYYTWRAQARLGSGQLPVLSGDEIINATETVRPNSALTWTPLNSGSALIDQLWRLGLNQEAWETWRSDARQADPSPQQLLLEGRLRLGMNDYWTGLSRLWRASLRLVSPTCNTRQLLHKSLHPKPLLPLFVAASEQEKVRLELLLAVARQESRFSPGVASPVGAVGLLQLMPTTAAEVAGAKLSGDELREPQRNATLGARYLEGLLNRWQGNPWLTVASYNAGPGAAESWVSAELDEDPELWVERIPYPETRLYTKKVLGNLWAYLNNNSGHDGGTDRCTD, from the coding sequence AGCAGCGACGCGAAGCCGCCCTGATGCTGGGCAGCCGCAGCAGCGATTCTCCACAAAGGCGCAGGCACCTCCTCACCGGCCAGGGCTGGGGACCAGCTCCAATGGCCGCTGTGGCCCTGAAACAACAAGCCCTGGCGGCAAAGACACTGGGCCGCGATCAGGAGGAGCAACAACACTGGCGAGATCTACTCCAACGTTTTCCCAGTTCGGTGGCCAGTGCCGATGCCCGCTATCACCTTGCTGATCGCCAGCCGCAACTGAGAGAGGAGCTGCTCAGCCTTCAACCCGCCCATCCCGCTGCCCTAGCGGCCGCAGCTGAAATCCCGGATGATGCCGAGCAGGCCTTAGTCCAAGCGAGCGCCATACATCTGGCCCGCTGGGGAGCCACCTGGCCTGGAGCGGAGCGTCTGCTTCGCCAGGCCTGTGGCGCAATCACAGGCCAAGGACTGCAGCAGCAGCAGCGTCTGCAGCTGGCTGCATCCCTGGCTGAGCTCGGGGATGGACGATCCGCTGAACTTTGCCTGCAGGGAACTCCTCTGGCACCATCAAAAGCCCTGGCAATCGGGCGAACACTGCTTCGAGCCAACAAGGATCAACAGCAACGCGGTGAAGCGATGTTGGTGCAGCTGGCCAAGGATGATCCGGATAGCAAGGAGGCCCTTGAGTCTGCCGCGCTGCTGAGCGAGCCCTTGCGTCCGAAACGGGCTCTCATCGACGCTTTGCCTGAATCTCTCCAGAAGCGTTCCGCCGATGTGGCCGCAGCGCGGGTCCGTCTGGCAGGGGGCGAAGGAGGGTTGGTCGTACTGCAAGGCTGGCCAGGCCATCCAGCCAGCTGGCAACTGCAATGGGACCTGGCTCGTGAGGCGCTCCTCTCAGGTCAATGGGAATTGGCGAGGACATGGTTCGCTGCGATCCCAACCGAACAATTGCCTGACCCCCTGCGTGCGCGCCAGCAGTTCTGGCTGGGGATGAGCATGGACAAACTCGGAGACGACAAGGAAGCGAGACGGATTTGGCAGACATTGATCCGTGAACAACCACCCAGCTACTACACCTGGAGAGCTCAGGCCAGGCTTGGATCTGGACAGTTGCCGGTTCTCTCAGGCGACGAGATCATCAATGCCACAGAAACGGTCCGGCCGAACTCCGCCCTCACATGGACCCCTCTCAACAGCGGCAGTGCGTTGATTGACCAGCTCTGGCGCCTAGGACTGAATCAGGAAGCTTGGGAGACCTGGCGCAGCGACGCAAGACAGGCGGATCCATCCCCGCAACAACTCCTCCTGGAAGGGCGGCTCCGGCTGGGGATGAATGATTACTGGACCGGGCTCAGCCGTCTGTGGAGAGCAAGTCTGCGCCTGGTGTCACCGACCTGCAACACACGCCAACTACTGCACAAAAGCCTTCACCCCAAACCATTATTGCCTCTGTTCGTGGCGGCTTCAGAGCAGGAAAAGGTGCGATTGGAGCTGCTTCTGGCTGTTGCACGCCAGGAATCTCGGTTCTCACCAGGCGTGGCTTCACCCGTTGGAGCCGTAGGGCTGTTGCAGCTCATGCCGACCACTGCCGCTGAAGTAGCGGGAGCAAAGCTCAGTGGCGATGAGCTGCGCGAACCTCAGCGCAACGCCACTCTAGGGGCCCGCTATCTAGAAGGTCTTCTCAACCGTTGGCAAGGCAATCCTTGGCTGACAGTGGCCAGCTACAACGCGGGGCCTGGAGCAGCAGAATCATGGGTGAGCGCTGAACTTGACGAGGATCCTGAGCTGTGGGTCGAACGCATTCCTTACCCTGAAACTCGTCTCTACACCAAAAAAGTATTGGGTAATCTCTGGGCCTATCTGAACAACAATTCAGGTCACGATGGCGGCACGGATCGCTGCACTGATTGA